One genomic window of Candidatus Shapirobacteria bacterium includes the following:
- the alr gene encoding alanine racemase yields the protein MKLRFRVDKIIRVFEKKLKPFNRIEISRGKMLGNYRSFVKMGKKMEFWPVMKANAYGCGIEQITEILDGVNFEYWVADSLVEAQKIWEKSSKRVLLIGPIQKENYKYIDFRKITLSVQSKEDLEVLGGLNKDIKIHLKVNTGMNRQGFEIEEIKEVVKVLEKYPRIEVEGVFSHLAQAESDILVERQEEKFKKAIDLLELYGIKPRWVHLAASAGAFRTKDSRINAVRLGIGLYEGGVRLVSTIVKARWVREGERVGYGGTYTMKEDGWLGVIPVGYYEALDRGLSNRGQVKYKDRYYPLAGNICMNMITVNFGRTEITEGEEVEVIGAEGKNSFKEMAQVCGTVDYELMVRLNASVRREIVD from the coding sequence ATGAAGTTGAGGTTTAGAGTTGATAAAATAATTCGGGTTTTTGAGAAAAAATTGAAACCGTTTAACCGGATAGAAATTTCGAGAGGGAAGATGCTGGGAAACTATAGAAGTTTTGTGAAGATGGGAAAGAAGATGGAATTTTGGCCGGTGATGAAAGCTAACGCATATGGGTGTGGAATTGAACAAATAACAGAAATACTGGATGGTGTAAATTTTGAATATTGGGTGGCGGACAGTCTGGTGGAGGCTCAAAAAATCTGGGAGAAGTCCTCCAAGAGGGTCTTGCTGATAGGTCCAATACAAAAGGAGAATTATAAATATATCGATTTCAGAAAAATTACTTTATCAGTCCAAAGTAAGGAAGATTTGGAAGTTTTGGGAGGGTTGAATAAAGATATCAAAATACATCTAAAGGTCAATACGGGCATGAATCGGCAGGGGTTTGAGATAGAGGAAATAAAGGAGGTCGTCAAAGTGTTAGAAAAATACCCGAGAATCGAAGTGGAGGGGGTGTTTTCTCATTTGGCTCAGGCGGAAAGTGACATTTTGGTTGAAAGACAAGAGGAGAAATTCAAGAAAGCAATAGATCTATTGGAATTATACGGAATCAAGCCCAGGTGGGTGCATTTGGCGGCAAGTGCCGGGGCCTTTAGGACAAAAGATAGCCGGATAAATGCGGTAAGGCTGGGAATCGGGCTTTATGAGGGGGGAGTAAGACTGGTGTCGACGATTGTGAAGGCCCGCTGGGTAAGAGAGGGAGAGAGAGTCGGGTACGGGGGAACATATACCATGAAAGAGGATGGGTGGCTGGGGGTAATCCCGGTGGGGTATTATGAGGCCTTGGACAGAGGATTGAGTAATCGGGGACAGGTGAAATACAAAGATAGATATTATCCGCTGGCCGGAAATATATGTATGAATATGATCACGGTAAACTTTGGGAGGACGGAGATTACCGAGGGGGAAGAGGTGGAAGTTATTGGGGCAGAGGGCAAAAATTCGTTTAAAGAAATGGCCCAAGTGTGCGGGACTGTTGATTATGAGCTGATGGTTCGACTTAACGCGTCGGTCAGGCGGGAAATAGTGGACTAA